A single window of Nicotiana sylvestris chromosome 3, ASM39365v2, whole genome shotgun sequence DNA harbors:
- the LOC138887778 gene encoding uncharacterized protein, translating into MARTRTPSSARRGTTRDGDQVGVHQTRRQIAPQPEVGNMGQPQAAMPDQVQGQGVQDAPPPVPTAAPIIALPVDAVARLLNVLEALVPAQGGSSVPRTTFQTQAPAQTQTFGNKEVSLQDFLKLKSPKFTGSDNSVDPQSFLDGTLKALRALVCSSERAVELETYKLEDMANTWYETVLLGRPAGVAPLTWDEFTKLFKNHFLPDSLPTEEARVQRFVDGLVGHLYTAVSPQMNTLSYSNVVDLARKIENKGCDERAASDLRKKLGHHLRDFPQPPRNFNQASIQSTVPTQTTRNTSSATGTGNRGRGVGDRATVNQGQGNAGRGQARVFAFTRQDAQASNAVVTGSTHSYVSSYFALRFSRQPELLNDPFLVATPIRESLLAEYMYRACQIRVEGRDTLADLIVLDMIDFDMLMGMDWLSSCYAIVDCHAKIVKFEIPNEPGFILRGS; encoded by the exons ATGGCTAGGACACGCACACCTTCATCTGCTAGACGTGGTACTACCCGGGATGGCGATCAAGTTGGGGttcatcaaactagaagacagatTGCTCCTCAACCTGAAGTTGGGAACATGGGTCAACCCCAAGCTGCTATGCCAGATCAAGTGCAAGGGCAGGGAGTTCAGGACGCTCCACCACCAGTGCCAACTGCTGCACCTATTATTGCCTTACCTGTAGACGCAGTGGCAAGGTTATTGAATGTGTTAGAGGCATTGGTGCCTGCTCAGGGTGGAAGTTCAGTTCCTCGGACTACTTTTCAGACACAAGCACCTGCACAGACTCAGACTTTTGGAAATAAGGAAGTATCCCTACAAGATTTCCTGAAattgaaatcaccaaaattcaCAGGTTCTGATAATTCAGTAGATCCTCAAAGTTTCTTGGATGGGACACTCAAGGCATTACGTGCTCTAGTATGTTCTAGTGAGAGAGCCGTAGAGCTCGAAACATACAAACTAGAGGATATGGCCAACACATGGTATGAAACTGTATTGCTAGGAAGGCCAGCAGGAGTAGCACCATTGACATGGGACGAGTTCACTAAGTTGTTCAAGAATCATTTTCTTCCAGACAGCCTG CCTACCGAAGAAGCTCGAGttcagaggtttgttgatggattgGTTGGTCATCTATACACTGCAGTATCCCCACAGATGAATACTTTATCCTACTCTAATGTAGTTGACCTTGCTAGAAAGATTGAAAATAAGGGATGTGATGAGCGTGCAGCTAGTGATTTACGTAAGAAG TTGGGACATCACTTGAGGGATTTCCCTCAGCCTCCGAGAAATTTCAACCAGGCTTCTATTCAGTCAACTGTACCGACTCAGACTACTCGTAATACTTCAAGTGCTACAGGTACAGGAAATAGAGGTCGAGGTGTTGGAGACCGTGCTACTGTGAATCAAGGACAAGGGAAtgctggtagaggtcaggcgagagtttttgcatttactagaCAGGATGCTCAGGCCTCGAATGCTGTGGTTACAG gatctactcaCTCCTATGTGTCCTCGTACTTTGCTTTGAGGTTTAGTAGACAACCTGAGCTATTGAATGATCCTTTTCTAGTTGCTACTCCTATTAGAGAGTCTCTATTAGCTGAATACATGTATCGTGCTTGTCAGATTCGAGTTGAGGGTAGAGATACTCTAGCTGATCTTATTgtacttgatatgattgactttgacatgcttatgggaatggattggttatcttcttgCTATGCTATAGTCGATTGTCATGCAAAGATAGTTAAGTTTGAGATACCAAATGAACCCGGTTTTATTTTAAGAGGGAGTTAG
- the LOC138887779 gene encoding uncharacterized protein has product MCNEMREQLRAGASTQSAREELEKRDEDLMWSIHRCSELEELLHAKSEELEGGKRVAVECEDLQANVLSLRAELEQNDARVNALNVKWAEKVAELEKAEDARVSVLARAAALEDTIRVLRSEKESERATTTMREARLEEHIGEIDREASNLGDRVTTLEAEKAQLLAQAESVSTSVPRRLYELWVHAEAQRDIYKDARAKAREARVACGYDPATLEVGEGIDVEDGLPDENDGENNGGDEAK; this is encoded by the exons ATGTGCAATGAGATGCGTGAGCAGCTTAGAGCGGGTGCTAGTACCCAGTCCGCCAGGGAGGAATTAGAGAAAAGAGATGAGGACCTGATGTGGTCTATCCACAGGTGCAGTGAGCTTGAGGAGCTACTTCATGCCAAGAGCGAAGAGCTCGAGGGGGGTAAAAGGGTCGCTGTGGAATGCGAGGATCTTCAGGCGAATGTGCTATCTTTACGAGCTGAGCTTGAGCAAAATGATGCTAGGGTCAACGCTCTCAATGTAAAATGGGCGGAGAAGGTGGCCGAGTTGGAGAAAGCCGAGGATGCTCGAGTGTCAGTTTTGGCGAGGGCTGCGGCATTGGAAGACACTATCCGCGTCCTCAGGTCCGAGAAAGAATCTGAGAGAGCGACAACCACGATGAGGGAGGCGCGGCTTGAGGAGCATATTGGAGAAATTGATCGGGAAGCTTCGAACCTGGGAGACCGGGTCACGACTCTCGAGGCTGAGAAGGCGCAACTGTTGGCTCAGGCTGAATCTGTCTCTACCTCTGTTCCCCGCCGCTTGTATGAGCTATGGGTCCATGCCGAGGCCCAACGAGATATATACAAGG ATGCCCGGGCCAAGGCACGTGAGGCTCGTGTTGCCTGCGGTTACGACCCTGCAACACTGGAAGTTGGTGAGGGCATTGATGTTGAGGATGGGCTTCCTGATGAGAATGATGGGGAAAATAACGGTGGAGATGAAGCCAAGTGA